One window of the Gambusia affinis linkage group LG01, SWU_Gaff_1.0, whole genome shotgun sequence genome contains the following:
- the asb8 gene encoding ankyrin repeat and SOCS box protein 8, with protein sequence MSSTMWYIMQSIQSKYSLSERLIRTIAAIRSFPHDNVEDLIRKGADVNRMHGTLKPLHCACMVADADCVELLLEKGAEVNALDGYNRTALHYAAEKDESCVELLLEYGAQPNALDGNKDTPLHWAAFKDNPECVRALLESGACPNARDYNNDTPLSWAAMKGNLESVKVLLDYGAQVHVTNLKGQTPISRLVALLARGLGTEQEEECLELLCRAAGRFEIRRADGTLPKELSKDPQLLARLSNMVAQAPTLRSLARCTIRQSLGVQFLPTAVKELPLPETVKDYLLLRD encoded by the exons ATGAGCTCTACTATGTGGTACATCATGCAGAGCATTCAGAGTAAATACTCCTTGTCCGAGCGGCTCATCCGCACCATCGCCGCCATCCGCTCATTTCCACACGACAACGTGGAGGATCTCATTCGTAAG GGCGCTGATGTAAACCGGATGCATGGGACCCTCAAACCCCTTCACTGTGCCTGTATGGTAGCCGATGCCGACTgtgtggagctgctgctggagaagGGCGCAGAG GTGAACGCTCTGGATGGTTATAACCGCACGGCGCTGCACTACGCTGCAGAGAAGGACGAGAGCTGCGTGGAGCTGCTGCTCGAGTACGGCGCCCAGCCGAACGCGCTGGATGGCAACAAGGACACGCCGCTCCACTGGGCCGCCTTCAAAGACAACCCGGAGTGTGTGAGGGCCCTGCTGGAGAGCGGGGCCTGCCCCAATGCCCGGGACTACAACAATGACACGCCTTTGAGCTGGGCAGCAATGAAGGGCAACCTGGAGAGCGTCAAGGTTCTGTTGGACTACGGCGCCCAGGTCCATGTGACCAACCTGAAGGGTCAGACCCCTATATCCCGGCTGGTGGCCCTGCTGGCCCGAGGCCTTGGCACGGAACAGGAGGAAGAGTGCTTGGAGCTGCTTTGCCGAGCGGCGGGGCGCTTCGAGATACGGCGGGCTGACGGCACCCTTCCCAAGGAGCTGAGCAAAGACCCCCAGCTGCTGGCGAGGCTGTCCAACATGGTGGCTCAGGCGCCCACGCTGCGCTCGCTGGCGCGCTGCACCATACGGCAGAGCCTCGGAGTGCAGTTCCTCCCCACCGCCGTGAAAGAG